Proteins encoded within one genomic window of Odocoileus virginianus isolate 20LAN1187 ecotype Illinois chromosome 2, Ovbor_1.2, whole genome shotgun sequence:
- the C2H9orf50 gene encoding uncharacterized protein C9orf50 homolog translates to MTRRRPSFWAQQVAPEGLPGGGDRRRRNPRLPRLLPPELRAASGTGAFGGLRASESGAEWWQDPACESLYSDPGLGFRSSRSRLPVLPTVAQRPARSRTGLRSLLLPPLLLAGEPPESAPACPELGEREDPRRGSAKETSDSLGSLLEVLPGRFQQFLRQFRVESAERLLPPTPSASQHQRHPTSEINGSPPRCSSSHFLPDLGGQSSYLKNSLKKILLHQTPVLGPLSRDYQQFTTVKANQPQATHVPKLKAALTHNSSGEGSGHRRRCCPFRVRFADETLQDTVLRYWERSCAARQGIFENRTAKAGSTASDRVFRSVGRWLESLPKALYSRAKEETAASPFSWDFPGLSTLEPKGHLSEDTSMNSSLPFIPRATTQRQRGDLKTFLEQVGKLPCSWSQKLESFLPSMVLHTVLKRDCPKGYQLLLPSASRHTQR, encoded by the exons GCCCAGCAGGTGGCGCCCGAGGGGCTCCCCGGCGGTGGCGATCGCCGGCGCAGAAACCCGCGGCTGCCCAGGCTGCTGCCGCCCGAGCTCCGAGCAGCCTCGGGCACGGGGGCCTTCGGGGGCTTGAGGGCCTCGGAGAGCGGCGCCGAGTGGTGGCAGGACCCCGCCTGTGAGTCCTTGTACTCCGATCCCGGGCTGGGCTTCAGGAGCTCCCGGTCCCGCCTGCCGGTCCTGCCCACCGTGGCCCAGCGGCCGGCGAGGAGCCGGACAGGGTTGAGGTCGCTGCTGCTGCCGCCCCTGCTCTTGGCCGGCGAGCCCCCCGAATCGGCGCCCGCATGCCCCGAGCTCGGAGAGCGCGAGGACCCTCGCAGGGGCTCAGCCAAGGAGACCTCCGATTCCTTGGGCTCCCTCCTAGAAGTTCTCCCGGGCCGGTTCCAGCAGTTCCTGCGACAGTTCAGGGTTGAGTCTGCGGAACGGCTCCTCCCACCGA CACCCTCAGCATCTCAACATCAAAGGCATCCTACGTCAGAGATCAACGGAAGTCCTCCTCGGTGTTCCAGCTCCCACTTCCTCCCAGACCTTGG GGGCCAGTCATCCTACCTCAAGAATAGCCTTAAGAAGATTTTGCTTCATCAGACACCTGTCCTGGGGCCCTTGAGTAGAGATTACCAGCAGTTCACCACGGTCAAGGCCAATCA GCCCCAGGCTACCCATGTCCCCAAGCTCAAGGCTGCGCTCACCCACAACTCCTCGGGGGAAGGCTCAGGTCACCGCAGGCGATGTTGCCCTTTCCGAGTGAGATTTGCTGACGAGACGCTGCAGGACACAGTGCTCCGTTACTGGGAGCGCAGCTGTGCCG CCCGGCAGGGCATCTTCGAGAACAGGACAGCCAAGGCCGGGTCGACAGCATCAGATCGGGTGTTCAGGAGTGTCGGGAGATGGCTGGAGAGCTTGCCCAAAGCCCTGTACTCGAGGGCCAAGGAGGAGACTGCGGCCAGCCCCTtcagctgggacttccctggcct GTCCACCCTGGAGCCGAAAGGCCACCTCTCTGAGGACACTTCCATGAACAGCAGCCTGCCCTTCATCCCCAGAGCCACCACCCAGAGGCAGCGGGGGGACCTCAAAACCTTTCTGGAGCAGGTGGGCAAATTGCCCTGCTCATGGAGCCAGAAGCTG GAGTCCTTCCTGCCCAGCATGGTGCTGCACACGGTCCTGAAACGAGACTGCCCCAAGGGGTACCAGCTCCTCCTGCCGTCAGCATCACGTCACACCCAGAGGTGA